The Effusibacillus pohliae DSM 22757 genome segment AACGGGGACGGTAACCAAAAAAACTCTTTTTGAAGAGGCGCCCGGCCGGTTCCGCGGTCAACCGGTTTTCGTATCCGACGTGTACACCGATTGTGGAGCATGTGTCACAGCTTGTCCGACTGGGGCCATCCAAATGCGGCAGGCGGAGGACGTTATGGAGCTTGAATTATCATACGCGAACTGCATATTTTGCGGGATTTGTGCGGACGTTTGCGAACCCAAAACGATCCGGATGACAAATGAATACCGCCTGGCCACCAAAAACAAGCAGGATTTGCTTCGGACCGCTCGGATTTCGCAGAAATCACCGGAGCCGGTCGGGAAGGGAGTGTGATACAATGATCCATGTAAAAGAGGCGACGGATTGGAGAACCGGATTGCAAAAAAGAATCAAGGAAGTGCTGGGCAAATCCTTGCATATCCGGCATGTGGATAGCGGTTCCTGCAACGGATGTGATTTTGAAATGAGCGCCTTGTTGAACCCGGTCTATGACCTGCAGCGGTTTGGAGTCGATTTTGTGGCTTCCCCCCGGCATGCGGATCTATTGATGGTAACAGGCGGGGTTACGCGACATCTTGAAGAAGCGCTGCGCAAAACGTATGATGCGACATCCAATCCCAAGATGGTCGTGGCGATCGGGGCTTGCGCATGTGGAGGGGGCATTTTTGGCCAAACCTATGCAAACTGCGGCGGGGTTGATAAAATTGTTCCGGTGTATGTGTATGTTCCAGGCTGTCCTCCTCGCCCGCAGGCAATGATTGAAGGAATCCTGATCGCGTTGGACAGGTATGAACAACTTTCAAAATGAAGGGAACGATGAGGTTGAATCTGGAATTGCAACAATTCAAAGCGGATTTTTTTAAAGCACTGGGTCATCCCTTGCGGATTCGGATTTTGGAATTGTTGTGTGAGGGAGATAAAAATGTCAATGAACTGCAGGCGCTGATTGGCAGCGAAGGTTCCGCAGTTTCCCAACAGTTGGCGATTTTGCGCAATAAAAACATTGTGTATGGGACGAAGGATGGCAATAAGGTGACCTATTCCCTCCGGGATCCGATGATTAAAGAACTGTTGGCCGTTGCCCGTCAAATTTTTAACAACCACCTCATTGATACGATTTCGATGTTGGACAAGTTCAATGAAGAATGAGGAAGGCTGCTGGGGGTTCTTGGCAGTCTTTTTTTGCTTGCACCCGATTTTTGTAACCATCCTGTAACTCTCGCCCGGTAGTATTCGGACAGAAATATTAGAAAAGTCAGTTTAAAGGAGGTGCCGTCAACATTGTCAACGCCTTACAAGCCAAGGATCAATGGGCGCAGACAAACGATTACATCGATGACGGATCCAACAACAATTCGGTTGATTCAACTTACGACTCGGTGACTTCAGGTACGACGAACGGTTACAGTTGGGACAAATTTCGATATAATGACAGGAACGGCGCCGAATTGATCCAGTACTGGAAAGTGTACGGGTTGGGACATAAATGGTCCGGCGGCAGTACGGCCGGTTCCTATACGGATCCGAACGGCCCTGATGCTTCGAGCCTGATGTGGAACTTTTTCAAAACTCACTGAAAGGTTGATATTGCAAGTTTCCAGCCCTGGGGGTTCCCCTTGGGCTGGACGTTCAGGGAGGCATCTGTATGAAAAGGGCGGTGGTCAGCTGGTTGTTGACGGTTGCTTTTTTTCTGTCGGGGTGTGCGTCGGGATCGATTCACCTGCAGGGAAAAAATCCGGAAGAAGTAGTGAGGTTGTATTACGAAACTGTCAATCATAAACAATACGAATCCCTACCCTATTTTTTTTCCGATTCATTCGGTGGATCGAAAAAAGCGGATGATATCCGGAAAAAGCTGAACGATATCGATTCCATGGAAATCATTCGGGTACTCGGGACACAAATCAAAGACGACCTGGCGCATGTTCACGCATCTGTCAGGGTTAAGGACAGGAACACCGGCCGCTATGACTATAATTTTGCCCAGTATGATCTAATCAAACAAAACGGCGAGTGGAGGTTTGTATCGATTGAGAGTTTGGATGAAGGGAAACAGAAAATTTTGTTGGACTTGTGGAAACAGCAAAAACAATTGGTCAACAGCGATGAAACAGTCAGGGAACATGTTCGATGGATCGAGGAACAAAGGAGAAAATCGTATAGGGAAGCTATTAAACAGGAACCGGTGCCTGTTTCGGAATGAATGGTCCGCGATGGGATTGGACATTTCGGTGAAACATGAGATGTGAAACTGAAATGTAAGGGTTTACAATTCTCAAAAATCAATCTATAATAGACTCACAAGTTAATAGATTCGCTGTGAGAATCTGAGAACAGCCGATCACGGAAGCGTGAAACCGCTTCGGGTTGATTGGCTGTTTTTTGTTTTCGCGGGAGATGGATACTTCACAGTTTGATGGAATGAACAGAAGCCACTTTTAATTTGCAGCAGGTTTGAAGCAGAAGGGTTCTTCTTTAAACTGAGGCGACCTGACTCTCCCACACACGTTGAGCGCAGTTAGGGAACTGCTGATCGTTTCGAGCGTCTTTAAGCCACAAGGATTTTGAGCTGTTTGTATCGAAATGTTGAATACGGGAGGATTAAACTGTGAAGCCGTTAAATATCGCCCACAGGGGAGCATGTGCGCATGCACCAGAAAATACGATGGCAGCATTTCGTTTAGCAGTAGAGATGGGGTGCAGCGGACTCGAATTTGATGTGCAACTCAGCAAAGATGGAATCCCTGTTGTAATTCACGATGAACGTTTGGATCGCATCACGGGTGCACATGGTCTTGTTAGTGAATATACGTGGAAAGAACTGAGGACGATGGATGTGGGAAAATGGATGGGCGATCGATGGAAAGGGGAGCGGATTCCCGCGCTGGAGGAAGTTCTGGTTGAATTTTCAGGTCTATTCCTTAATGTCGAGTTAAAAAATTCAGTCATACCTTATGACGGGCTGGAGGAAAAAGTGATCCGTTTGATTGAACGCTATTGCGACCCTGCGAATGTCATTGTCTCTTCCTTTAATCACGCATCTGTGAAATTCATCAAGGAACTTGCCCCGCATGTACAGACAGGTGTGCTGTATACAAAAGAACCGCAAAATGTACTTGAATATGTGTCAAGTTTGAATGCGAATGCGGTCCATCCTGAATACAGGCTTGTAACATCTGAAAAAATCAGCGATTTTCATTTCGCTGGTCTGATGGTGAACACTTGGACGGTCGACCAGTTTGCCGAAATACAGCGGTTGATCCAGATGGGGATCGATGGAATCATCACGAATTATCCCGACAGATTACAATTCTTGCTGTCCTAAGGGGGGATTTTCTTGGAATTGATAGACAAACGCAACCTTGAAATCGGGGGAGCAGCTTTGCCGATGAAATCTAATAAACCTGTGCGAAGGGGCTGGCGGAATTTGTGGACTGCAACGCCCTTTTTACTCCCTTCGTTGTTTCTGTTTGTCGTGTTCTTTTTTTATCCAATGTTTAAAACGATTTACTTAAGCTTCTACCTCACGAACGCGCGCGGGGATGCCAAGCAATGGGTCGGTTGGCTGCAATATAAAGAGATGCTTACGTCACCCGAGTTTCACAATAGTTTAATGGTAACCCTAACATTCGTGATTTTGACGGTGGTTCCGGGGATCCTGTTGGCGTTATTCTTGGCGCTGCTGGTATCCAAACCGATTCGCGGCATCACATTTTTCCGTACGCTGATCATTTCTCCGGTTACTGTATCAGTCGCAACCGCTTCGACGATCGGGCTTCTCTTGTTTAATCCGAGTGTGAGCATCATCACCTACGCGCTTCGGATCTTTGGAGTGAAGGAAATTGCCTGGCTTACCGATCCTTTCTGGGCGATGATAGCGGTTTCGATGGTTACGATATGGCTTGGTGTTGGGTTTAATACGATTATACTGCTGGGGGGATTGCAATCGATACCGAATGAAATTCTTGAAAGCTCGTTAATCGATGGAGCCGGTTTTTGGTGCCGTCTGCGTCACGTGATTCTTCCGCTTTTGTCGCCCAGCCTGTTCTTTGTATTAATTGTGTCGGTAATCGGAGCGTTTCAATCGTTTGGCCAGGTGAATATCCTGACCCAGGGCGGGCCTTCAGGGGCCACAAATCTAATTGTGTATTCCATCTACAGAAACGCATTCTTTAACTTTCAGTTTGGGTATGCGTCAGCACAATCGATTGCGTTATTTCTGATCATCTTGACACTCACCATGATTCAGTTTCTCGTGGTGGAAAGGAAGGTGCATTACCAGTGATGCAGACAAAAAAAGTTGCGTTGTCCCTGCACTATCTGATTCTTGTTCTCACTGCTCTCGTGATCGCCTTCCCGATTCTGTTTGCATTGCTGACAAGCCTCATGACACCGGAAGATACGACCGCTTATCCGCCGCGTCTGATTCCGTCTTCCATCCATTTGGCGAACTATGTGGAGGCTTTGCGGACTGCGCCACTGGGCCGTTTCATTTTTAATAGTTTGGTAGTTTCCACTCTAATTGTAACCGGACAGCTTATCACTTCCAGCCTGAGTGCGTACGCATTTTCATTTTTGCGATTTCCCGGTCGCCAGGTGATCTTTTATATTTTCTTATCCACGATGATGATCCCGTGGGAAGTCACTTTGATTCCGAACTACCTGACAATGAAATATCTTGGTTGGCTGAGTACTTATCAAGGGTTGGCAGCTCCTTTTCTTGCTTCCGCATTTGGCACATTTTTGCTGCGTCAGTTTTACCTGCAAATTCCTAAGGAGCTTTATGAAGCAGCCACTATTGATGGATGCGGACATTGGCGGTTTTTTTTGAAGGTGGTATTGCCTCTTTCAAGGCCCGTTTTGGGAACGTTGGGTGTTTATGCTTTTTTACAGTCTTGGAACATGTACCTCTGGCCGCTTTTAATCACCAATAAAACCTCGATGAGAACAGTTCAAGTCGGGATCAGTATGTTGCAGTTTGAAGAGGCGTTATCCTGGAATCTGGTCATGGCGGGCGTGGTGATGGTTTTGCTCCCGACCATTCTGCTATTAATTATCGGACAACGTCAGTTGATAAGAGGGTTAATGGCGGGGGCAGTAAAAGGATAGACAAATCCAAAGTGTACAAGGAGGATGATTATGAGAAAAGGAATTCTGGCAGGGTTGCTGACTTTGGCGATGGGTGTATCACCTCTGGTGGCCGGTTGTTCCAGCTCGCAAGAAACAGGGAAAAATGCGGACGGCGGAGAGAAAGGAGTTACAGAAATCACACTGTGGCATGCGATGGGGGGAGCAGCGGGGAAAGGTTTGGATGCTCTCGTTCAACAATTTAATGAGACCCATTCGAATATCAAAGTGACAGCGGTCTACCAAGGTTCATACGATGACGAGTTTAATAAATTCAAAACGGTGCAGGGCAGCGACGCGGCGCCGTCGCTGATGCAGGTGTACGATATTGGGACCCGTTTTATGATTGACTCCGATTCGATTGTCCCCGTGCAAAAATTTATCGACGAAGATCACTACGATATTTCCGATTTCGAACCGAATATTTTGTCCTACTATCGGTTGGATAACAAGTTATATTCGATGCCGATGAACGTGTCCACCCCGATCCTCTACTACAATAAGACGGCGTTTCAGAAAGCCGGATTGGATCCGAACAAACCGCCCCAAACTTGGAAAGAGGTAGAGGACTATGCAAAGAAGTTGACCAAAAAGGGCACTGATGGCAAAGTGGAGCAATATGGCATTTCGCTAGCGATATATGGATGGTTTTTTGAGCAATATCTGGCCAATCAAGGAGCTTTATATGCGAACAATGGGAACGGCCGGAAAGATCGCGCGACAGAGGCGATAGTGAACAAGGAGGCAGGAGTCCGATTTGTCGACTGGTGGAAGAAACTGTATGACGATGGTGTTCTCGGCAATTTTGGCCGCAAAACGTCCGACACGCAAGCGGCGTTTACCGCGGGAAAAACAGCTATGTTCATCGATTCGACGGGAGTGGCTCGCGGAATCGTTGACGGCGTCGGAAGCAAGTTCCAGATTGGAACGGCGCCTCTCCCCAAAGCGGAAGGTTCGCCAGGTGGTGTGATTATTGGAGGCGGATCATTGTGGATCATGAAAGATCAACCGGCAACCAAGCAAAAAGCCGCCTGGGAGTTTGTTAAGTTCATTAGCGAGCCGAAACAGCAAGCGTTCTGGCACACGGCAACCGGGTATTTCCCGATTCGCACTAAGGCGTATGACGAGCCGCTTTTGAAAGAGTTTGATGAGAAGTATCCGCAGTTTAAAGTAGCTGTTCAACAATTACATGATACAAAACTGTCAGAGGCCACAACTGGAGCCGTGATTGGTGTTTTCCCGGAGGCGCGTACAACAATTGAAACCGCAATCGAAGATGTTCTTTTAAACAAGAAGACATCGCAACAGGCCTTGGATGAGGCCAATAGGAAGATCACAGATTCAATCGGTAAATACAATCAGATCTATAAGAAGTAACATTGCCGATTACAGGGATCTTAAAATTGATTAGACCATTGGCATAAATCGGGAGGGCGTCATGGGCGGAATCCAAGATCGCCCTCTCCCACTTTCCAACCTGAATACCAGTAATAGAACAGGGCATAAACGTAACTCCAAGAAGAGAGTCTTGCCGGCTGGCGTGAAAGAGTCGGCTAGACTTGCGGCTCGTAGGGACTGTCTGCAGCGCAGAACGTCACGATAACGGAGAATTACAGCTCTCTAAATCCAACTAATGCAACAAAGAGACAAAGGGGGATCGCTATGAAAAAACAATATGTCCTGGCCCTGGATCAGGGGACGACCAGTTCGCGCGCCATTTTGTTTGACCAATCGGGTTCGATTGTGGGAATTGCGCAAAAAGAGTTTACCCAGATCTATCCGAAGCCGGGCTGGGTGGAGCACGATCCGATGGAAATCTGGGGGACGCAGAGCGGCGTGGCGCGGGAAGTGCTGGAGACGAAAGGCGTGCGCCCGGAGGAAGTGGCGGCGATCGGCATCACCAACCAACGGGAGACGACGGTCGTGTGGGACAAGAACACGGGCAAACCGGTGTACAACGCGATCGTCTGGCAGGACCGCAGAACGGCCGGAATTTGCGACGAATTGAAGGAAAAAGGGCTGGAACCGTATATCCGGGAAACGACCGGCCTGGTGGCGGATGCGTATTTTTCCGGCACCAAAGTGAAGTGGATTCTGGACAATGTCGAAGGCGCACGGGAAAAAGCGGAAAACGGTGAGCTGCTGTTCGGCACGATCGACACCTGGCTGATCTGGAATCTGACGCGCGGCAAAATCCACGTCACCGATTACTCGAACGCGTCCCGCACGATGCTGTACAACATTAAGCAACTGAAATGGGACGAAAAAATGCTCACGGAACTCGGCATCCCCGCCTCCCTGCTGCCGCAGGTACGGCCGTCAAGCGATGTGTACGGCGTGACTGATCCGCAAATTTTTGGCGGCGTGGAAATTCCGATCGCTGGCGTGGCGGGGGATCAGCAGGCCGCCCTGTTCGGCCAGACCTGCTTTGCGCCCGGACAGGCGAAAAACACGTACGGCACCGGCTGCTTCATGTTGATGAACACCGGCGAAAAAGCGGTTGCATCGAAGGCCGGCCTGCTGACGACGATTGCCTGGGGGATCGACGGCAAGGTGGAATACGCGCTGGAAGGCAGTATTTTCATCGCCGGTGCGGCCGTGCAATGGCTGCGGGACGGACTGCGGCTGATCGATTCCGCACCTGACTCGGAGTATTACGCCAGCAAAGTGGAGGATACGGATGGTGTGTATGTGGTGCCGGCATTTGCCGGGTTGGGGGCCCCCTACTGGGATATGTACGCCCGTGGCGCCATTTTCGGTTTGACGCGCGGCACTCGCAAGGAGCACCTGATCCGCGCCACCCTGCACTCGCTTGCCTATCAGACAAAAGACGTGCTGAGCGCGATGGAAAGCGATTCCGGCATCCGTTTGCAGGCGCTGCGGGTGGACGGCGGTGCGACCGCCAACAACCTGTTGATGCAGTTTCAGGCTGACATTTTGGGCGTACAGGTGGAACGGCCGGCGATCACCGAAACGACCGCGCTGGGGGCTGCGTACCTGGCCGGCATCGCGGTCGGATTCTGGAACAAACAGGAGCTTGCGAGCGATTCCCGCCTCGACGCGGTGTTCGAGCCGCAGATGGACGAACAGACCCGAAGCAGGCTGTACAAAGGGTGGAAAAAAGCGGTCAAGCGTACGATGCACTGGGAGAAAGACGAGGAATAGAATTTTCCCCGCACATGAGGTATAATGAAAATGCAACAACATAGATTTCAGGTCTGAGACGATTGAGAGACCGCAGCAAGGTGACTGTTCCTGAAGTGGAGAGTCTCCTTTGTTGTGGTCTCTTTTTATTGATGGGAAAGGGGAATCGGAGATGGTGGCAGGACGGCAGTTGTCCGTTTTTCAACGAAGCGACTATTTGCAGGAAATGGCGGCGGGAAAATTGGACTTGTTGGTGATCGGTGGCGGGATAACCGGTGCCGGCATTGTTCTCGATGCAGCCTCCCGCGGAATGCGGGTTGGTTTGGTGGAGAAGCAGGACTTCGGGGCTGGCACAAGCAGCCGCTCGACCAAGTTAATTCACGGCGGGTTGCGCTATCTGAAACAGGGGGAAGTCACTCTGGTCCGGGAAGTGGGGAGAGAACGCGAGATTCTGTACCGGAATGCTCCGCACATCGTGATCCCGGAAAAAATGTTGCTGCCGCTGGTGAAAGGCGGCACTTACGGGAAACTGGCGACCTCGGTCGGGCTGTGGATCTACGATCGGTTGGCGGGCGTGAAACCGGAAGAACGGCGCGTGATGCTGTCGAAACAGCAGACAGAAGAGCAGGAGCCGTTGCTCCGCAAGGACATCTTGAAAGGCGGCGGGTTGTATATCGAGTACCGGACGGACGATGCCCGGCTGACGGTGGAAGTGATGAAAACGGCGGCTGCACACGGCGCGTTGTGCGTCAACTATGCGGAGGCGATCCGGTTTCTTTACACCGGGCAAAAACTGATCGGTTCCCAGGTACGGGACCAGCTGACGGGTGAAATCTATGAAGTATACGCGAAACAGATCGTCAACGCAGCCGGTCCCTGGGTCGACCGCTTGCGGGAACAGGACGGATCGCTGTACGGCAAACGCCTGCATCTGACAAAAGGTGTGCACCTGGTTGTTCCGCATCGGCGGTTGCCGCTCAGGCAGTCGGTCTATTTTGACGTGCCGGACGGGCGCATGATCTTTGCCATTCCGCGGGACGGTTGTACGTATATCGGCACAACCGATACCGACTATCAGGGCAGCCTCGAAAAACCGCGGGTGACGAAAGAAGACGTGGACTATTTGCTGGTGGCTGTCAACCAGATGTTCCCGAGCGTACACTTGCAGCCGGAAGACATTGTATCGAGCTGGGCGGGGCTGCGTCCGCTGATTCACGAAGACGGCAAATCGCCGTCCGAGCTGTCGCGCAGAGACGAGATTTTCCATTCCCCGAGCGGACTGATCACGATTGCCGGCGGGAAGCTGACCGGTTTCCGGAAAATGGCGGAACGGGTGGTCGACCTGGTTGCGAAGCGGTTGACGGAACTGGAAGGAAGACAGTTTCCAGACTGCTTTACCGATCGGATTGTATTGTCCGGCGGGGACTTTTCCGGAGTCGGAGGGATCTCCGCGTTTGCGGACCATCTCATGCAGGCCGCCGGCCGTTTGGGGCTTGAACGTCAGCATGTCCGTTCGCTTGTCGGAAAATACGGCACCCGAGCAGCCGATATTTTACGCCGGCTGGAGCAGGCGGACGATCGGAGCGGCGATCCGGAAACCATCCTCATGCGGGCGGAACTGTGGTATTGTATGGAAGAGGAAATGGCCGTCACCCTGAATGATTTTCTGATTCGGCGAACGGGACGGCTATTGTTTGACCGGGCGAGCGTCGAGCGGATCGGGCCGATTTTGCTCGAGGAGATGGCGGAAGCGTTCAATTGGACGGAACAGGAGAAAAATGAGCGCCTGCGCGAGTTTCAAGAAGAATACGAGGCGGCAGTCGAGTTCGTGTGAGGAAAAGGGGGAAACGACCGGATGAAACCACATTCTGTGATCCCGGCGGTTCGCGGGTTCAAAGAACTGGAAAAAGCGCTGTCGGCTCCTTCCGACACGCTTTTCCTGCTGGAAGGGGAACTGATTCACCTGCGGCATCTGGTGGAGGGAGTGAAGCGGGCGAACAAAAAAATTTTTCTGCATCTGGACCTGGTCAAAGGGATCAAAGAGGATGAAGCGGCAATCCATTATCTGGCGAAAGACATCAAGATTGACGGAATCATCAGCACGCGCACTTCCAGCCTGCTGCATGCCAAAAAGTACGGGTTGACCACCGTCCAGCGGGGGTTTTTGATCGATTCGCAGTCGGTCAGGACGATCCTGAAATCGGCCGAGCACGGAAAGCCGGACTATATCGAACTGCTGCCCAGTTATTCCTACCCGAAGGTGCAGGAAGTGAAGGAGGGAACCGGGGTCCAGATCATTTTGGGGGGATTCATCGACCGGGACACCGATCTGCCGGTCCTGTTCGAGGCGGGAGCGGTCGCCGTCTCCACCAGCCGCAGCGAATTGTGGAATTATCCAGGGAGCTGATTAAACCGCTTCGCTTCCGTCAAGACTGGCTGCTAGACCAACCAGTCGACGGGGGTGGGGCGCATGAACTCCAAAATTTTGTTGCAGCGGCGCCTGGTGCTGCTGTTGAGCCTGATTACGTTTGGACTTGTCGCCTTGCTGGGGCGACTTTTTTACATTCAGGTATGGGCGCGGCATGATTTGCACGGTCGGGATCTGGTTGAGGCGGCGGTTGCCCAGCGGCGGGAGACGTTTGAAATCGATTCCGGACGGGGTGACATTTTGGACCGGAATGGGGAATCGCTGACCGGTTCGCGACTGCGCGGCGTGCTGGTGATGCCGCTGTGGCAGGGGGAGATCGATCCGGCGAAAGTCGATGAATTGGCTTCCATTTTGCAGGCGAATCCGGAAGAAGTGCAGACCGCGTTGCGGAATATCAACCGTCCAACGCTCTTGCGCCTGCCCAGTGCAAACGGCAAACCGCAAATCGTTGAATTGACGGAACAGCAGGCTGAGAGAATCGACCGGCTGCAATTTCCTGGCGTGTATGCGAAACAGGTCAAGGTCCGCTATGACGAACATTCGCTCGCCCGCCATGTGATCGGCTTCATCGGCCAGGACCCGGACCTGGTGCGGAACGCGTTCGGCGGCAAATACGCGCTGGACGAAAAAGTCGGCAAGCTGGGGCTCGAGTTTCTGTTTCAGGAGGATCTGCGCGGGTTGGGCCGGGGCAAAACGATCTCCTACTTCACGGATGCGGAAGGACGTCCGGTTAACGGGCTGGGGATCCGCATGACGGACGAAGAAAATCGGGCGTTGTCGGTCAAAACCACACTGCATCGAAACGTACAGAAAGCGGTCGAAGCGGCGATGGACAAGTACGGCTTGCAAAAAGGGGCGGTCGTGGTGCTCGACGCGAAAACGGAAGACATCCTGGCGATGGCGAGCCGGCCGCAATATGACCAAAACGCGCTGGTCAAACAGGCCGAGTACCCGGTGAACCGGGCGATCCAGGCAAATTTTCCGGGATCGGTGTTCAAGACGGTGATCGCGGCGGCCGCCCTGGAAAAAGGGGTGGTCCATGCGGGCGACGTGTACACTTGCCCCGGCTATCTGGAGATCGGCGAGGGTAGGCTCAACTGCTGGACCGAGCATGGACGGATCACGGCGGAGCAGG includes the following:
- a CDS encoding carbohydrate ABC transporter permease, producing the protein MQTKKVALSLHYLILVLTALVIAFPILFALLTSLMTPEDTTAYPPRLIPSSIHLANYVEALRTAPLGRFIFNSLVVSTLIVTGQLITSSLSAYAFSFLRFPGRQVIFYIFLSTMMIPWEVTLIPNYLTMKYLGWLSTYQGLAAPFLASAFGTFLLRQFYLQIPKELYEAATIDGCGHWRFFLKVVLPLSRPVLGTLGVYAFLQSWNMYLWPLLITNKTSMRTVQVGISMLQFEEALSWNLVMAGVVMVLLPTILLLIIGQRQLIRGLMAGAVKG
- a CDS encoding ArsR/SmtB family transcription factor, which codes for MNLELQQFKADFFKALGHPLRIRILELLCEGDKNVNELQALIGSEGSAVSQQLAILRNKNIVYGTKDGNKVTYSLRDPMIKELLAVARQIFNNHLIDTISMLDKFNEE
- a CDS encoding carbohydrate ABC transporter permease; translated protein: MELIDKRNLEIGGAALPMKSNKPVRRGWRNLWTATPFLLPSLFLFVVFFFYPMFKTIYLSFYLTNARGDAKQWVGWLQYKEMLTSPEFHNSLMVTLTFVILTVVPGILLALFLALLVSKPIRGITFFRTLIISPVTVSVATASTIGLLLFNPSVSIITYALRIFGVKEIAWLTDPFWAMIAVSMVTIWLGVGFNTIILLGGLQSIPNEILESSLIDGAGFWCRLRHVILPLLSPSLFFVLIVSVIGAFQSFGQVNILTQGGPSGATNLIVYSIYRNAFFNFQFGYASAQSIALFLIILTLTMIQFLVVERKVHYQ
- a CDS encoding ABC transporter substrate-binding protein, which produces MRKGILAGLLTLAMGVSPLVAGCSSSQETGKNADGGEKGVTEITLWHAMGGAAGKGLDALVQQFNETHSNIKVTAVYQGSYDDEFNKFKTVQGSDAAPSLMQVYDIGTRFMIDSDSIVPVQKFIDEDHYDISDFEPNILSYYRLDNKLYSMPMNVSTPILYYNKTAFQKAGLDPNKPPQTWKEVEDYAKKLTKKGTDGKVEQYGISLAIYGWFFEQYLANQGALYANNGNGRKDRATEAIVNKEAGVRFVDWWKKLYDDGVLGNFGRKTSDTQAAFTAGKTAMFIDSTGVARGIVDGVGSKFQIGTAPLPKAEGSPGGVIIGGGSLWIMKDQPATKQKAAWEFVKFISEPKQQAFWHTATGYFPIRTKAYDEPLLKEFDEKYPQFKVAVQQLHDTKLSEATTGAVIGVFPEARTTIETAIEDVLLNKKTSQQALDEANRKITDSIGKYNQIYKK
- a CDS encoding NADH-quinone oxidoreductase subunit B family protein, with translation MIHVKEATDWRTGLQKRIKEVLGKSLHIRHVDSGSCNGCDFEMSALLNPVYDLQRFGVDFVASPRHADLLMVTGGVTRHLEEALRKTYDATSNPKMVVAIGACACGGGIFGQTYANCGGVDKIVPVYVYVPGCPPRPQAMIEGILIALDRYEQLSK
- a CDS encoding glycerophosphodiester phosphodiesterase, whose translation is MKPLNIAHRGACAHAPENTMAAFRLAVEMGCSGLEFDVQLSKDGIPVVIHDERLDRITGAHGLVSEYTWKELRTMDVGKWMGDRWKGERIPALEEVLVEFSGLFLNVELKNSVIPYDGLEEKVIRLIERYCDPANVIVSSFNHASVKFIKELAPHVQTGVLYTKEPQNVLEYVSSLNANAVHPEYRLVTSEKISDFHFAGLMVNTWTVDQFAEIQRLIQMGIDGIITNYPDRLQFLLS
- the glpK gene encoding glycerol kinase GlpK is translated as MKKQYVLALDQGTTSSRAILFDQSGSIVGIAQKEFTQIYPKPGWVEHDPMEIWGTQSGVAREVLETKGVRPEEVAAIGITNQRETTVVWDKNTGKPVYNAIVWQDRRTAGICDELKEKGLEPYIRETTGLVADAYFSGTKVKWILDNVEGAREKAENGELLFGTIDTWLIWNLTRGKIHVTDYSNASRTMLYNIKQLKWDEKMLTELGIPASLLPQVRPSSDVYGVTDPQIFGGVEIPIAGVAGDQQAALFGQTCFAPGQAKNTYGTGCFMLMNTGEKAVASKAGLLTTIAWGIDGKVEYALEGSIFIAGAAVQWLRDGLRLIDSAPDSEYYASKVEDTDGVYVVPAFAGLGAPYWDMYARGAIFGLTRGTRKEHLIRATLHSLAYQTKDVLSAMESDSGIRLQALRVDGGATANNLLMQFQADILGVQVERPAITETTALGAAYLAGIAVGFWNKQELASDSRLDAVFEPQMDEQTRSRLYKGWKKAVKRTMHWEKDEE
- a CDS encoding glycerol-3-phosphate dehydrogenase/oxidase, with the translated sequence MVAGRQLSVFQRSDYLQEMAAGKLDLLVIGGGITGAGIVLDAASRGMRVGLVEKQDFGAGTSSRSTKLIHGGLRYLKQGEVTLVREVGREREILYRNAPHIVIPEKMLLPLVKGGTYGKLATSVGLWIYDRLAGVKPEERRVMLSKQQTEEQEPLLRKDILKGGGLYIEYRTDDARLTVEVMKTAAAHGALCVNYAEAIRFLYTGQKLIGSQVRDQLTGEIYEVYAKQIVNAAGPWVDRLREQDGSLYGKRLHLTKGVHLVVPHRRLPLRQSVYFDVPDGRMIFAIPRDGCTYIGTTDTDYQGSLEKPRVTKEDVDYLLVAVNQMFPSVHLQPEDIVSSWAGLRPLIHEDGKSPSELSRRDEIFHSPSGLITIAGGKLTGFRKMAERVVDLVAKRLTELEGRQFPDCFTDRIVLSGGDFSGVGGISAFADHLMQAAGRLGLERQHVRSLVGKYGTRAADILRRLEQADDRSGDPETILMRAELWYCMEEEMAVTLNDFLIRRTGRLLFDRASVERIGPILLEEMAEAFNWTEQEKNERLREFQEEYEAAVEFV
- a CDS encoding 4Fe-4S dicluster domain-containing protein, which translates into the protein MNILRKIFRTGTVTKKTLFEEAPGRFRGQPVFVSDVYTDCGACVTACPTGAIQMRQAEDVMELELSYANCIFCGICADVCEPKTIRMTNEYRLATKNKQDLLRTARISQKSPEPVGKGV
- a CDS encoding glycerol-3-phosphate responsive antiterminator yields the protein MKPHSVIPAVRGFKELEKALSAPSDTLFLLEGELIHLRHLVEGVKRANKKIFLHLDLVKGIKEDEAAIHYLAKDIKIDGIISTRTSSLLHAKKYGLTTVQRGFLIDSQSVRTILKSAEHGKPDYIELLPSYSYPKVQEVKEGTGVQIILGGFIDRDTDLPVLFEAGAVAVSTSRSELWNYPGS